AAATATCACCtacaaaattcaatttttttttattttataaaatgctataaattttaaatatttaacaaatttaTCCTACTTAAGTAATAAGTCttctaaattatatataaaaaattataatatttatcgaaaaaaaaaactttacataatttaaatatttgttttaaaattaatcttTCCGAACAACATTTCAATTTATcccacaaaatttatttatctatttcgGCCCATTTGTGTATTGGGCTTTAATATTTGAAGCCCAGTTCAATATAATGTTAAAGGCCATAAAAAGTCTTGCCCGATGAACACATCGAGTGAGTGATTCAATTTGCAGTTGAGCTGAATCCACTGAGTTTCTCAAAATGTTTCTCCGACTAGTGGCGCGGCCGTTGTTGATGGCGGCAAGAGTGAAGGAGACCACGGGAATCGTAGGCCTTGACGTCGTCCCGAATGCTAGAGAAGTGCTGGTCGGACTTTACAAAAAAACCCTAAACGAGATTAAGGCGGTGCCGGAGGACGAGGGGTACCGGAAATCCGTGGAGAGTTTCACGCGCCATCGCCTCAAGGTCTGTCAGGAGGAGGAGGATTGGGAAGCGATCGAGAAAAAGCTCGGATGTGGCCAGGTTGAGGAGCTGATCGAAGAAGCTCAGGATGAACTCAAGCTCATCGGTCACATGATTGGTCCGTGctatttttgtatatatataatttgattttattttaaagcatTTGGCaagatttttgtttatttttttgcgctttttctctctttttaagCCGTCGTGTGAAATTTTAGGTTAATGGAATATGTATGCGTCTGTGAGTGATTAGTTTAGAATTAATCCCGGGGAAATTTCTGATACTAGCTttgaataaattataaaaaaactgTTAGGAAACCATGTTTTCAATATCTGAGAAACATTGAATAAATGAACTAGCTTTGACTATGATATTGTCTTATGAATCTGCTTAATCTTGGTCTTCGATCCCAGCACTGCaactttgttttcttttcatttctaGTTTGATGTTTTCTGGTAATATGCTTTATAAACTTGTGAACTCCTAGTGTATTGTGATTCATATTCAGTTAACACATCTTGATCCTAAAGTGTTTATTTGGAAATCATATTAGTCTTTGGCCGATTTTCCAAAACAAACCAGGCTCAAGGATTTAATTCTCTAAACAAACCTGCAATGATTTTTAGTCCAGTTGATATCTTGTGCAATGACGACGGATGGAAACTCCAGTTAGGAGATTCGAGACCATGACTAGTTCCCATATTAATAGACGAAAAGGGAAACCATAAAAGACTTGGATAATAACAATAAAGCACGATATGCATTATCTAAATATGGATGAAGATATAATAGGAGATTGCTCACAATGGCGTAGGAGGATCTATATATCTAACCCCACTTAGTGGAATAAAGACACGTGTGTTTTTAATCTCTAAACTCTAGTGCTCGATTCTCAGCTTTTCTAATGaaattgttatttttcttttgtttttcctCACATATTTGCCTAAGGATTTGGCATCA
The DNA window shown above is from Primulina huaijiensis isolate GDHJ02 chromosome 12, ASM1229523v2, whole genome shotgun sequence and carries:
- the LOC140990720 gene encoding probable NADH dehydrogenase [ubiquinone] 1 alpha subcomplex subunit 5, mitochondrial, with the protein product MFLRLVARPLLMAARVKETTGIVGLDVVPNAREVLVGLYKKTLNEIKAVPEDEGYRKSVESFTRHRLKVCQEEEDWEAIEKKLGCGQVEELIEEAQDELKLIGHMIEWNPWGIPDDYECEVIENDAPVPKHIPLHRPGPLPEEFYKTLEAVDTGTLNQAISSSKKEDPAIS